One genomic window of Odocoileus virginianus isolate 20LAN1187 ecotype Illinois chromosome 8, Ovbor_1.2, whole genome shotgun sequence includes the following:
- the SLITRK5 gene encoding SLIT and NTRK-like protein 5, with product MHTCCPPVTLEQDLHRKMQSWMLQTLAFALTSLVLSCAETIDYYGEICDNACPCEEKDGILTVSCENRGIISLSEISPPRFPIYHLLLSGNLLSRLYPNEFVNYTGASILHLGSNVIQDIETGAFHGLRGLRRLHLNNNKLELLRDDTFLGLESLEYLQVDYNYISVIEPNAFGKLHLLQVLILNDNLLSSLPNNLFRFVPLTHLDLRGNRLKLLPYVGLLQHMDKVVELQLEENPWNCSCELISLKDWLDSISYSALVGDVVCETPFRLHGRDLDEVSKQELCPRKLISDYEMRPQTPLSTTGYLHTTPASVNSVATSSSAVYKPPLKPPKGTRQPNKPRVRPTSRQPSKDLGYGNYGPSIAYQTKSPVPLECPTACTCNLQISDLGLNVNCQERKIESIAELQPKPYNPKKMYLTENYIALVRRSDFLEATGLDLLHLGNNRISTIQDRAFGDLTNLRRLYLNGNRIERLSPELFYGLQSLQYLFLQYNLIREIQPGTFDPVPNLQLLFLNNNLLQTLPSGVFSGLTLLRLNLRSNHFTSLPVSGVLDQLTSLIQIDLHDNPWDCTCDVVGMKLWVEQLKAGVLVDEVICKAPKKFAETDMRSIKSELLCPDYSDVVVSTPAPSSIQVPARTSAVTPAVRLNSTGAPAGLGAGGGAASSVPLSVLILSLLLVFIMSVFVAAGLFVLVVKRRKKHQSDHASTHNSDVSSFNMQYSVYGGGGGGGGGSSGGAGGHPHAHAQHRAPALPKVKTPAGHVYEYIPHPLGHMCKNPIYRSREGNSVEDYKDLHELKVTYSSSNHHLQQPPPPPQPQPPPPVQLQPAGEDERRESHHLRSPAYSVSTIEPREDLLSPVQDADRFYRGILEPDKHCATTPAGNSLPEYPKFPCSPAAYTFSPNYDLRRPHQYLHPGAGDSRLREPVLYSPPSAVFVEPNRNEYLELKAKLNVEPDYLEVLEKQTTFSQF from the coding sequence ATGCACACGTGCTGCCCCCCAGTAACTTTGGAACAGGATCTTCACAGAAAAATGCAGAGCTGGATGCTGCAGACTCTAGCGTTTGCTCTAACATCTCTCGTCCTTTCGTGTGCAGAAACCATCGATTATTATGGGGAAATCTGTGACAATGCATGTCCTTGTGAGGAAAAGGACGGCATTTTAACTGTGAGCTGTGAAAATCGGGGGATCATCAGCCTTTCAGAAATTAGCCCTCCCCGTTTCCCAATCTACCACCTCCTGCTGTCTGGAAACCTTTTGAGTCGTCTTTATCCCAATGAGTTTGTCAATTACACTGGGGCTTCGATTTTGCATCTGGGGAGCAATGTAATCCAGGACATTGAGACCGGGGCTTTCCACGGGCTGCGGGGTTTAAGGAGATTGCATCTGAACAATAATAAACTGGAACTTCTGCGTGATGATACCTTCCTTGGCTTGGAGAGCCTGGAGTACCTACAGGTCGATTACAATTACATCAGTGTCATTGAACCCAACGCTTTTGGGAAACTGCATTTGTTGCAGGTGCTTATCCTCAATGACAATCTCTTGTCCAGTTTACCCAACAACCTTTTCCGTTTTGTGCCGTTAACGCACTTGGACCTGCGGGGGAACCGGCTGAAACTTCTGCCCTATGTGGGGCTCTTGCAGCATATGGATAAAGTCGTGGAGTTACAACTGGAGGAAAACCCCTGGAATTGCTCCTGTGAGCTGATCTCCCTGAAGGATTGGTTAGACAGCATCTCCTACTCCGCCCTGGTGGGGGATGTGGTTTGTGAGACCCCCTTCCGCTTACACGGCCGGGACTTGGACGAAGTGTCCAAGCAGGAACTCTGCCCAAGGAAACTTATTTCGGACTACGAGATGAGGCCGCAGACGCCTCTGAGCACCACGGGGTACTTACATACCACCCCGGCCTCGGTGAATTCCGTGGCCACTTCTTCCTCTGCTGTTTACAAACCCCCCTTGAAGCCCCCTAAGGGGACTCGCCAACCCAATAAGCCCAGGGTGCGCCCCACCTCTCGGCAGCCCTCCAAGGACCTGGGCTATGGCAACTATGGCCCCAGCATCGCCTACCAGACCAAATCTCCGGTGCCTTTGGAGTGTCCCACCGCGTGCACTTGCAACCTGCAAATCTCCGATCTGGGCCTCAACGTCAACTGCCAGGAGCGCAAGATCGAGAGCATCGCAGAGCTGCAGCCCAAGCCCTACAACCCCAAGAAAATGTATCTGACGGAGAACTACATCGCCCTGGTGCGCAGGAGTGACTTCCTGGAGGCCACGGGGCTGGACCTCCTCCACCTGGGCAACAACCGCATCTCCACGATCCAGGACCGCGCCTTCGGGGACCTCACCAACCTGAGGCGCCTCTAcctaaatggcaacaggatcgaGAGGCTGAGCCCGGAGCTGTTCTACGGCCTGCAGAGCCTGCAGTATCTCTTCCTCCAATACAACCTCATCCGCGAGATTCAACCTGGGACTTTCGACCCGGTCCCAAACCTCCAGCTGCTATTCCTGAACAACAACCTCCTGCAGACCTTGCCCTCAGGCGTCTTCTCAGGCCTGACTCTCCTGAGGCTCAACCTCAGGAGTAACCACTTCACCTCCTTGCCGGTGAGCGGAGTCCTGGACCAGCTGACGTCACTCATCCAAATCGACCTGCACGACAACCCTTGGGATTGTACCTGCGACGTGGTGGGCATGAAGCTGTGGGTGGAGCAGCTCAAAGCGGGCGTGCTGGTGGACGAGGTCATCTGCAAGGCGCCCAAGAAGTTCGCCGAGACGGATATGCGCTCCATTAAGTCGGAGCTGCTGTGCCCTGACTACTCGGACGTGGTGGTGTCCACGCCCGCGCCCTCGTCCATCCAGGTCCCCGCGAGGACCAGCGCGGTGACCCCCGCCGTGCGGCTGAACAGCACCGGGGCGCCCGCGGGCTTGGGCGCAGGCGGAGGCGCCGCGTCGTCGGTGCCCCTGTCGGTGCTGATCCTCAGCCTGCTGCTGGTTTTCATCATGTCGGTCTTCGTGGCTGCGGGGCTATTCGTGCTCGTCGTGAAGCGCCGGAAGAAGCACCAGAGCGACCACGCCAGCACCCACAACTCCGACGTGAGCTCCTTCAACATGCAGTACAGCGTgtacggcggcggcggcggcggcggcggcggcagcagcggcggcgCGGGGGGCCACCCGCACGCGCACGCGCAGCACCGCGCGCCGGCGCTGCCCAAGGTGAAGACGCCGGCGGGCCACGTGTACGAGTacatcccccaccccctgggcCACATGTGCAAAAACCCCATCTACCGCTCGCGGGAGGGCAACTCCGTGGAGGATTACAAAGACCTGCACGAGCTCAAGGTCACCTACAGCAGCAGCAACCACCACCtgcagcagccgccgccgccgccgcagccgcaGCCCCCGCCCCCGGTGCAGCTGCAGCCGGCGGGGGAGGACGAGAGGCGGGAAAGCCACCACTTGCGGAGCCCCGCCTACAGCGTCAGCACCATCGAGCCCCGGGAGGACCTGCTCTCGCCGGTGCAGGACGCCGATCGCTTTTACAGGGGCATTTTAGAACCAGACAAACACTGCGCCACCACCCCCGCAGGCAACAGCCTCCCGGAATACCCCAAATTCCCGTGCAGCCCCGCTGCTTACACCTTCTCCCCCAACTATGACCTGAGACGCCCCCATCAGTATTTGCACCCGGGGGCGGGGGACAGCAGGCTGAGGGAACCGGTGCTGTACAGCCCCCCCAGTGCTGTCTTTGTAGAACCCAACCGGAACGAGTATCTGGAGCTAAAAGCTAAACTAAACGTTGAGCCGGACTACCTCGAAGTGCTGGAAAAACAGACCACCTTTAGCCAGTtctaa